The following nucleotide sequence is from uncultured Draconibacterium sp..
TGTCGAAAGATGGTGGGGACATTGACGCGATTACTGCCTCTACAATTAGCTCACGCGCTTTTCTTGATGCATTAAGAAGAGCATACAGTACTTACGAAAACAATAAAACCACCGGAGATTCCGGACAATAATTTCGTGTTATGAATCAGTGGAAAAATTTTACAAAAGGTTTTATAAAGGAAAATCCGGTATTTGTTCTGGTACTCGGAATGTGCCCTACTCTTGGGGTAACATCATCGGCCATTAACGGGCTTGGTATGGGTTTGGCCACAACCTTTGTTTTAATGATGTCGAACATCGTTATCTCGTTGGTAAAGAATGCCATTCCTGAGAAAGTCAGAATTCCGAGTTTTATTGTAATTATTGCGGCATTTGTTACGGTAGTACAATTGTTGATGCAGGCTTTTGTTCCTGCATTGTACAAAAGCCTCGGGCTGTTTATTCCGTTAATCGTGGTAAACTGTATTGTATTAGGCCGTGCCGAAGCTTTCGCCTCAAAAAACAATGTTGGCTCTTCAGCCATCGACGGAATAGGTATTGGTTTAGGATTTACTTTCGCCCTGGTTTTACTTGGAAGTATCAGAGAAATTCTTGGAAGCGGTAAATTATTCAACATTACCATTTACCCCGAGAACTACGTAACCCTTGTATTTGTGCTGGCACCCGGAGCATTTATTGTTTTGGGATACCTGATTGCATTAATCAACCGAATGAAAAAGAATTAGGAGGATAGATAATGAACTATTTAGTAATTGTAATAGGCGCCATACTTGTAAACAACATAGTTTTAATGCAGTTTTTGGGAATCTGCCCGTTTTTGGGTGTTTCCAAAAAAGTGTCGACCGGAATTGGTATGACCGGCGCCGTTGCCTTTGTAATGATTTTGGCAACAATTGTAACTTACCTGATACAAAACTATGTGTTGGAAAAATTCGGATTAGGATTTTTACAAACCATAGCCTTTATTTTAGTCATCGCATCGTTGGTGCAAATGGTGGAGATCATTCTGAAAAAAGTAAGTCCTCCACTCTACCAGGCATTGGGAATTTTCCTGCCGCTTATTACAACCAACTGTGCCATTTTGGGTGTTGCTATTCTTACCGTGCAAAACGAGTTCAACCTGCTTGAAGGCGTAATATTTTCAACCTCGCATGCCATTGGTTTTGGATTGGCACTGATCATCTTTGCAGGTATTCGCGAGCACCTCGATCTGCAGAATGTACCAAAAGGTTTAAAAGGTACTCCAATTGCGTTAATCGCAGCAGGAATTCTTGCAATGGCGTTTATGGGATTCTCTGGTTTAGTGTAAGTTAGTTTAAGATTAACACAACATTAATGATTCATGATTTTTGTCATAGCGACAAAATAAACATGCAGACCTTACACAAATTTATTAAATTTGCTATGTACGGATTGCAAAATCCACACAACTCAATTTAATCTAAAATCGTAAACATTGGAATTTTTTCAACAAGTACATAAGTCATTACTTCAGGGTTCAAAAGATACCATTCAGAGAGAGCTGATGAACAATATCGATTGGAACCAAAGGCTTATCTGTATCAAAGGATTCAGGAGTGTTGGAAAAACAACATTTTTGCTCGACTATATAAAAAAGTATCACCCCAACAGCAACGAAGTACTGTATCTTAATCTGAATAATTTTTATTTCACCAAACGTAAGATCAGTTCTTTTGCCGACGAATTTGCAAAACGCGGTGGAAAATTACTTTTGCTCGATCAGATACAAAAATACCCTGATTGGTCGGCCGATTTACGTAAATGTCTGGATGAAATTCCTGACCTGAAGATCATTTTCACGTCGTCGCCGGTGTTGCGTATTACCGAAGATAATCCTGATTTGGAAGGAATAGCCAGCATTTACCATCTCGAAGGACTGTCGTTTCGCGAATACCTGAATCATGAAACAGGAAGTAATTTTAAAACATACACTTTAGAGGAAATACTGAAAAACCATATCGAGATTGCTCAGAAAGTGGTTGACGAGATTAAACCGCTGGCATATTTCGACGATTATTTACGACACGGTTATTTCCCCTACTACATTCACGATCCGAATTTTTATATCGACAAGTTGTTAAAGAATATCAACCTGGCATTGGAGATCGATGTTCCGTACATCAACCAGATTGAATTTAAATACCTCCCAAAACTCAGAAAACTGTTGCACATCATCGCTTCTGAAACGCCTTTTACGCCAAATGTTAGTAAATTAGCTACTTCGGTTGAAACGTCGCGTGCAACAATTATGAATTACCTGAAATATCTGAAAAATGCCCGACTCATCAACCTGCTTTATGAAAACGGCGGAAGTGATGACGACCAGATGAAAAAGCCGGACAAAGTGTACATGCATAATACTAACCTGCTAAACGCTATTGCTCCGAATAATTACGATAAAGCCACGGTTCGACAAACGTTCTTTTATAACCAGGTAGGTTATGTCTGTCAGCTGGCAAAATCGCCGGTTGCTGATTTTTGCGTCAACGGAAAATACAAGTTCAATGTTGGCGGACGAAAACTGAAACCCGAAAAAGGAATTTATGCCGCCGCTGATGTAATTGAGGTTGGCCAGGGAAACAAAATTCCTTTATGGCTCTTTGGATTCCTTTACTAGGATCAAGAATAGAATATCAATTTTAAACTAAATAAATTAAAGACGAATAAAGATGGCAAAACAAAAAAAGATGGTAACATGTGACGGAAACTACGCCGCAGCGTATATGAGTTACATGTTCAGCGAAGTCGCCTGTATTTATCCGATCACTCCGTCGTCAACCATGGCTGAGTACGTTGATGAATGGGCTGCTTTTGGAAAGAAAAATATGTTTGGTCGCCCAGTACGTTTGGCAGAAATGCAAAGTGAAGCCGGTGCTGCCGGTGCTGTTCACGGAGCGCTGCAATCGGGTGCCTTAACTTCTACTTACACTGCATCTCAGGGATTGTTGTTAATGATTCCTAACATGTACAAAATTGCAGGTGAGTTATTACCAACAGTATTTCACGTAAGTGCCCGTGCCTTAGCCGGTCATGCATTGTCAATTTTTGGCGATCACAGCGACGTTTACGCTGCCCGTCAAACAGGTTTTGCAATGTTGGCTTCAGGTTCAGTACAGGAAGAAATGGACCTTGCAGGTGTTGCACATTTGGCAACATTGAAATCAAGAGTTCCTTTCCTGGCTTTCTTCGACGGATTCCGTACTTCACATGAAGTTCAGAAAATTGAAGCAATCGACATGGAAGACATGAGACCTCTGGTTGACCAGGAAGCTATTCAGGAATTCCGCAATCGTGCGTTAAACCCTGAAAATCCTGTAACCCGTGGTACAGCTCAAAACCCTGATATTTTCTTCCAGGCAAAAGAATCAGCAAACAAATTCTATGATGCAGTTCCTGATATCGTGGCTGATTACATGGACCAGATTAGCGAATTGACAGGTAGAAAATACCGTCCTTTTACTTATTATGGTGCACCTGATGCTGAAAACATCATTATTGCAATGGGTTCGGTTACCGAAACCATTAAAGAAACTATCGACTACTTAGCAGCTCAAGGCAAAAAAGTAGGTTTAATGTCGGTACACTTGTTCCGTCCATTCTCGGCAAAACACTTTGTTGAAGCATTACCTGATTCAGTAAAACGTATTGCTGTTCTGGACCGTGCTGCTGAACCGGGAGCAACAGGAGAGCCTTTATTCCTTGATATTCAGTCGCAATTCTACGGAAAAGAAAATGCACCTGTTATTGTTGGTGGCCGTTACGGTTTAGGATCAAAAGATACTACTCCTTCTCAAATTCTTTCAGTATACGAAAACCTTGAAATGAATGAGCCAAAAGGCAACTTCACTATCGGTATCGTTGATGATGTGACTTTCAAATCACTTCCATTGAAAGAAGAAATCAACATGACTCCGGAAGGAACTTACCAGGCTAAATTTTACGGTTTGGGTTCTGACGGTACTGTTGGTGCTAACAAAAACTCGATTAAAATTATTGGTGACGCAACAGATAAATATTGTCAGGGTTACTTCCAGTACGATTCGAAAAAGTCGGGAGGTTTCACTTGTTCACACTTACGTTTCGGGGATAAACCAATCCGATCAACTTACCTTGTTACCACTCCTGACTTTGTTGCTTGTCACGTTCCGGCATATGTAAATATGTACGACGTGCTTAAAGGCCTGAAAAAAGGTGGTTCTTTCTTGCTGAACTCTATTAACGATGCGGAAGAAACCAAAAAACAGTTGCCTGACGCAATGAAGAAATATCTGGCCGAGAACGAAATCAATTTCTACATCATCAACGGTACAAAACTAGGTGAAGAGATTGGTTTGGGAACTCGTACCAACACCATCATGCAATCGGCTTTCTTTAAGATCACAGAGGTGATTCCTTACGAAATGGCTGTTGAGCAAATGAAAGCTGCCATTGTAAAATCGTATGGTAAAAAAGGTGAGCACATTGTAAACATGAACTACGCAGCGGTTGACGCCGGTGGTAAAAACGTAGTAAAAGTTGAAGTTCCTGCTGAATGGGCATCCATTGTTGTTGCTGAAGAAGCAGCTGCAGATGCTGACCGTCCGGAATACATTACTAAAGTGGTTGACGTAATCAACGCACAAAAAGGTGATGATCTTCCTGTTTCTACTTTTGCAGGTTCAGAAGATGGCCAGTTCCCACTTGGAACAGCAGCTTACGAAAAACGTGGTATCGCAGTAAACGTTCCTGAATGGCAGTCGGAAAACTGTATTCAGTGTAACCAGTGTGCTTACGTTTGTCCTCACGCAGCTATTCGCCCATTCCTGATGACAGAAGAAGAGGTTGAAGCAGCGCCTGCAGGAACCGAAACAAAAACTGCAACTCCTGCCAAAGTATTTGGCGGATTGAATTTCCGTATCCAGGTATCGCCACTCGACTGTACAGGTTGTGGAAACTGTGCCGATGTTTGTCCATCGAAAGTGAAGTCGCTTGTAATGAAGCCACTTGCAACTCAGCAGGCTGAAGTTGGTCGTTGGGATTTTATGGACAAAAAGGTTACTGTTAAAGAAACTGTTGTTGACAAAACAAAATCAGTTAAAAATTCACAGTTCGCTCAGCCATTATTCGAGTTCTCGGGAGCTTGTGCAGGTTGTGGTGAAACTCCATACATTAAACTGATCACTCAGCTTTACGGCGAGCGTATGATGGTTGCCAACGCTACAGGTTGTTCTTCAATCTATGGTGGTTCTGCTCCGTCAACTCCTTACTGTAAACACAAAGAGTCGGGTCATGGTCCTGCATGGGCTAACTCACTGTTCGAAGACAACGCCGAATACGGTTTTGGTTTTTCTGAAGGTGTTAACGCACAACGTAACCGCATTGCCGACATTATGACTACTGCCCTTTCAAATGGTGCTTCTGACGCTGAGAAAGAAGTATTTGGCGAATGGCTGGAGAATAAAGACAATGCCGAAGGTTCAGTTGTTGCTACAAATAAAGTACTTGATGTTATAAAAGACAGCGACAGCCAATATGCAAAAGACATCCTGTCGTTGAAACAATACCTGGTTAAGAAATCGATTTGGGTATTCGGTGGTGACGGATGGGCTTACGACATTGGTTACGGTGGTTTAGATCACGTAATGGCAAGCGGCGAAGATGTAAACGTATTGGTAATGGATACCGAGGTTTACTCTAACACCGGTGGTCAGTCGAGTAAAGCGACACCTGTTGGAGCGGTAGCTAAATTTGCTGCATCAGGTAAAAAAGTACGTAAAAAAGACCTTGGCGCTATGATGATGAGCTACGGTTACGTATACGTTGCACAGGTAGCAATGGGAGCTAACCAGTCGCAGTACTTTAAAGCACTGAAAGAAGCTGAAGCTTATCCAGGTCCTTCTATCATTATCGCTTATTCTCCATGTATCAACCACGGATTGCGCGCCAGCATGGGACGTACCCAGGAAGAGGAGAAAAAAGCTGTTGAGTCAGGATACTGGCACTTGTTCCGCTACAATCCGCTATTGGAAGACGAGGGTAAAAACCCATTCCAATTGGATTCGAAAACACCGGAATGGAACAAATTCCAGGACTTCCTGAACGGCGAGGTTCGTTATACTTCATTGAAGAAATCGTTCCCTGCTGAAGCTGATGAATTGTTCTCAGCTGCTGAAGTTAACGCAAAATGGCGTTACCAGTCGTACGTACGTATGGCAGCGATGGATTATTCAAAACCTGAAGAAGGAGAAGAATAGAAATTATTCGAGCTATATAATAAGCCGCTTCGTATGAAGCGGCTTTTTTTGTGCCTTTCTTTGCGCCAAAGGTGCAATGTCATCAAGCATAGTCCGCAGGGCTATGCGCATTATAGGCGATAGCCATAAAGCGCCAAAGGTGCGAAGTCCTAGAAAAATAAATCAGTCCCAAACAAATCGCTCATCATACTCAACCGCATACTCTTTCAAAGATTGTCGGAATTCCTCTTTGAATGTTCTTGTTTTATGATGTCTTTCCTGGTTCCGAATATAATCCCGTACAATTTCAACCTGTTTCGGATTAACAGAAAAAGCACCATAGCCATGTTGCCAGTAAAAATCGGCAAACTCTGCTCCCTTTCCTTTTATCCATTTCGAAGAATGAGTTTTCAACCTCTCAACGAGGCTCATAAGGGCCATTTTACGCGATAGATTAATTAACAAATGAACATGATCGTTTATCCCTCCAACAATTATTGGCTGCGATTCCAACTCTTTACAAACGCCTCCCAGATAATCGAATAATTCCGTCTTTATTGAATCGGTAATTAATGGATATCGGTTTTTGGTACTAAAGGTTAAATGGATATAGTTTTTGACTAATGATTGTGGCATAACATTTTATTTTCTTTCTAAAATACAAAATGTGTCTAACACTTCGCACCTTTGGCGCTTGTTTATACGTTTACCGTTAGCCATGCCCAAAGGACATGGCTATGTGACCGCGCTCCTTTGGAGCTTGATAACCCATAAATTTCC
It contains:
- the nifJ gene encoding pyruvate:ferredoxin (flavodoxin) oxidoreductase; translation: MAKQKKMVTCDGNYAAAYMSYMFSEVACIYPITPSSTMAEYVDEWAAFGKKNMFGRPVRLAEMQSEAGAAGAVHGALQSGALTSTYTASQGLLLMIPNMYKIAGELLPTVFHVSARALAGHALSIFGDHSDVYAARQTGFAMLASGSVQEEMDLAGVAHLATLKSRVPFLAFFDGFRTSHEVQKIEAIDMEDMRPLVDQEAIQEFRNRALNPENPVTRGTAQNPDIFFQAKESANKFYDAVPDIVADYMDQISELTGRKYRPFTYYGAPDAENIIIAMGSVTETIKETIDYLAAQGKKVGLMSVHLFRPFSAKHFVEALPDSVKRIAVLDRAAEPGATGEPLFLDIQSQFYGKENAPVIVGGRYGLGSKDTTPSQILSVYENLEMNEPKGNFTIGIVDDVTFKSLPLKEEINMTPEGTYQAKFYGLGSDGTVGANKNSIKIIGDATDKYCQGYFQYDSKKSGGFTCSHLRFGDKPIRSTYLVTTPDFVACHVPAYVNMYDVLKGLKKGGSFLLNSINDAEETKKQLPDAMKKYLAENEINFYIINGTKLGEEIGLGTRTNTIMQSAFFKITEVIPYEMAVEQMKAAIVKSYGKKGEHIVNMNYAAVDAGGKNVVKVEVPAEWASIVVAEEAAADADRPEYITKVVDVINAQKGDDLPVSTFAGSEDGQFPLGTAAYEKRGIAVNVPEWQSENCIQCNQCAYVCPHAAIRPFLMTEEEVEAAPAGTETKTATPAKVFGGLNFRIQVSPLDCTGCGNCADVCPSKVKSLVMKPLATQQAEVGRWDFMDKKVTVKETVVDKTKSVKNSQFAQPLFEFSGACAGCGETPYIKLITQLYGERMMVANATGCSSIYGGSAPSTPYCKHKESGHGPAWANSLFEDNAEYGFGFSEGVNAQRNRIADIMTTALSNGASDAEKEVFGEWLENKDNAEGSVVATNKVLDVIKDSDSQYAKDILSLKQYLVKKSIWVFGGDGWAYDIGYGGLDHVMASGEDVNVLVMDTEVYSNTGGQSSKATPVGAVAKFAASGKKVRKKDLGAMMMSYGYVYVAQVAMGANQSQYFKALKEAEAYPGPSIIIAYSPCINHGLRASMGRTQEEEKKAVESGYWHLFRYNPLLEDEGKNPFQLDSKTPEWNKFQDFLNGEVRYTSLKKSFPAEADELFSAAEVNAKWRYQSYVRMAAMDYSKPEEGEE
- the tnpA gene encoding IS200/IS605 family transposase gives rise to the protein MPQSLVKNYIHLTFSTKNRYPLITDSIKTELFDYLGGVCKELESQPIIVGGINDHVHLLINLSRKMALMSLVERLKTHSSKWIKGKGAEFADFYWQHGYGAFSVNPKQVEIVRDYIRNQERHHKTRTFKEEFRQSLKEYAVEYDERFVWD
- the rsxA gene encoding electron transport complex subunit RsxA; this encodes MNYLVIVIGAILVNNIVLMQFLGICPFLGVSKKVSTGIGMTGAVAFVMILATIVTYLIQNYVLEKFGLGFLQTIAFILVIASLVQMVEIILKKVSPPLYQALGIFLPLITTNCAILGVAILTVQNEFNLLEGVIFSTSHAIGFGLALIIFAGIREHLDLQNVPKGLKGTPIALIAAGILAMAFMGFSGLV
- a CDS encoding AAA family ATPase — protein: MEFFQQVHKSLLQGSKDTIQRELMNNIDWNQRLICIKGFRSVGKTTFLLDYIKKYHPNSNEVLYLNLNNFYFTKRKISSFADEFAKRGGKLLLLDQIQKYPDWSADLRKCLDEIPDLKIIFTSSPVLRITEDNPDLEGIASIYHLEGLSFREYLNHETGSNFKTYTLEEILKNHIEIAQKVVDEIKPLAYFDDYLRHGYFPYYIHDPNFYIDKLLKNINLALEIDVPYINQIEFKYLPKLRKLLHIIASETPFTPNVSKLATSVETSRATIMNYLKYLKNARLINLLYENGGSDDDQMKKPDKVYMHNTNLLNAIAPNNYDKATVRQTFFYNQVGYVCQLAKSPVADFCVNGKYKFNVGGRKLKPEKGIYAAADVIEVGQGNKIPLWLFGFLY
- a CDS encoding electron transport complex subunit E, whose translation is MNQWKNFTKGFIKENPVFVLVLGMCPTLGVTSSAINGLGMGLATTFVLMMSNIVISLVKNAIPEKVRIPSFIVIIAAFVTVVQLLMQAFVPALYKSLGLFIPLIVVNCIVLGRAEAFASKNNVGSSAIDGIGIGLGFTFALVLLGSIREILGSGKLFNITIYPENYVTLVFVLAPGAFIVLGYLIALINRMKKN